The Streptomyces laurentii genome contains a region encoding:
- a CDS encoding endochitinase (GH18 domain of Chitinase D (ChiD). ChiD, a chitinase foundin Bacillus circulans, hydrolyzes the 1,4-beta-linkages of N-acetylglucosamine in chitin and chitodextrins. The domain architecture of ChiD includes a catalytic glycosyl hydrolase family 18; cd02871;~endochitinase [Amycolatopsis mediterranei U32];~identified by MetaGeneAnnotator; putative;~putative active site [active]): protein MFRRRIRTLPEVDDGHSAAVRTRRGSTVLTRTLAGVSAAGVIGACVTLVGSAPAGAAGTNLIANSGFESGLSGWSCANDSGAVVSSPAHSGSSALEATPSGLGNAQCTQTVSVQPNSKYTLSAFVQGSYVYLGASGTGATSEPQTWTPDSSSYSELSVDFTTGANTTSVTVYLHGWYGTPAYFADDVSLTGPGGTTLPPTTPPPTTPPPTTPPPTTPPPTTPPPTDPPGDATCATKPKPAGKVLQGYWENWDGAANGVHPGMGWVPITDSRIAQHGYNVVNAAFPVILSDGTVLWENGMDAGVKVSTPTEMCEAKAKGATILMSIGGAAAGIDLSSSKVADRFVETVVPILKKYNFDGIDIDIETGLSGSGNINTLSASQSNLIRIIDGVLAKMPAGFGLTMAPETAYVTGGSVTYGSIWGSYLPIVKKYVDNGRLWWLNMQYYNGSMYGCSGDSYQAGTVEGFAAQTTCLDKGLTIQGTTIKVPYDKQVPGLPAQPGAGGGYMAPSQVGQAWNTFNGSLKGLMTWSINWDGSKGWSFGDNVKALQNR, encoded by the coding sequence ATGTTCCGTCGGAGGATTCGCACTCTGCCCGAGGTGGATGACGGGCATTCGGCCGCCGTCCGGACTCGGCGCGGCTCGACCGTCCTGACCCGTACGCTCGCCGGGGTGAGCGCCGCCGGCGTCATCGGCGCCTGCGTCACCCTGGTCGGTTCCGCCCCGGCCGGCGCCGCCGGCACCAACCTGATAGCCAACTCCGGCTTCGAGAGCGGTCTTTCCGGCTGGTCCTGCGCCAATGACTCCGGCGCGGTCGTCAGCAGCCCGGCACACTCCGGCTCGTCCGCGCTGGAGGCCACACCGTCCGGCCTGGGCAACGCTCAGTGCACCCAGACGGTCAGCGTGCAGCCCAACTCGAAGTACACGCTGAGCGCCTTCGTCCAGGGCAGCTACGTCTACCTCGGCGCCAGCGGTACCGGTGCCACCAGCGAGCCGCAGACCTGGACGCCCGACTCCTCGTCGTACAGCGAGCTCAGCGTCGACTTCACCACCGGTGCGAACACCACATCGGTGACGGTCTACCTGCACGGCTGGTACGGGACGCCCGCGTACTTCGCGGACGACGTGTCGCTCACCGGCCCCGGTGGCACGACGCTCCCGCCGACCACGCCGCCACCCACGACTCCACCGCCCACCACACCCCCGCCGACCACGCCACCGCCCACCACACCTCCGCCCACCGACCCTCCGGGCGACGCCACCTGTGCCACGAAGCCCAAGCCGGCCGGCAAGGTGCTGCAGGGGTACTGGGAGAACTGGGACGGCGCCGCGAACGGCGTCCACCCCGGTATGGGCTGGGTTCCCATCACCGACAGCCGGATCGCCCAGCACGGCTACAACGTCGTCAACGCCGCCTTCCCGGTGATTCTCTCGGACGGAACCGTCCTGTGGGAGAACGGCATGGACGCGGGTGTGAAGGTGTCGACGCCGACGGAGATGTGCGAGGCCAAGGCGAAGGGCGCCACGATCCTGATGTCCATCGGCGGCGCGGCCGCGGGCATCGACCTGTCGTCGAGCAAAGTCGCCGACCGCTTCGTGGAGACGGTCGTCCCGATCCTCAAGAAGTACAACTTCGACGGGATCGACATCGACATCGAGACCGGTCTGTCCGGCAGTGGGAACATCAACACCCTGTCCGCCTCCCAGTCCAACCTGATCCGCATCATCGACGGCGTGCTCGCCAAGATGCCGGCGGGCTTCGGTCTGACGATGGCGCCCGAGACCGCGTACGTCACCGGCGGCAGCGTCACCTACGGGTCCATCTGGGGCTCGTACCTGCCGATCGTGAAGAAGTACGTGGACAACGGCCGGCTGTGGTGGCTCAACATGCAGTACTACAACGGCAGCATGTACGGCTGCTCGGGCGACTCGTACCAGGCCGGCACTGTGGAGGGCTTCGCCGCTCAGACGACCTGCCTCGACAAAGGCCTGACCATCCAGGGCACCACGATCAAGGTGCCGTACGACAAGCAGGTGCCCGGCCTGCCGGCGCAGCCCGGCGCGGGCGGCGGCTACATGGCGCCCAGCCAGGTCGGCCAGGCGTGGAACACGTTCAACGGCTCGCTCAAGGGCCTCATGACGTGGTCCATCAACTGGGACGGCTCGAAGGGCTGGTCCTTCGGCGACAACGTCAAGGCCCTGCAGAACCGTTGA
- a CDS encoding CRISPR-associated helicase cas3 (identified by MetaGeneAnnotator; putative;~sequence version:1): MQAGCVIADPGPSEELAVAVDEGDVVVVAGPVDPAERLHACLSRPSVRCVYPLVKASAEARDSPMEGLWARHPIGRS; encoded by the coding sequence TTGCAGGCCGGCTGCGTCATCGCCGATCCGGGCCCGTCCGAGGAGCTTGCCGTCGCCGTCGACGAGGGCGACGTCGTGGTGGTCGCTGGCCCAGTCGATCCCGCAGAACGCCTTCATGCGTGTCTCTCACGTCCTTCTGTCCGATGTGTATATCCGCTGGTCAAGGCCAGTGCGGAGGCACGCGACTCCCCAATGGAAGGGCTCTGGGCCCGTCATCCGATTGGTCGTTCGTGA
- a CDS encoding transposase IS116/IS110/IS902 family protein (Transposase IS116/IS110/IS902 family; pfam02371;~Transposase; pfam01548;~identified by MetaGeneAnnotator; putative;~transposase IS116/IS110/IS902 family protein [Streptomyces sp. AA4]), with protein MKAFCGIDWASDHHDVALVDGDGKLLGRARIGDDAAGLQQLLDLLAEHGDNPGDQIPVAIETSRGLLVACLRSTGRPVYAVNPMAAARYRERHTVSRKKSDHLDAMVLANILRTDADAHRQLPADSELAQAVAVLARAQQDAVWDRTRAGNKLRSHLREYFPGYLAAVQPITGGLNAPLARTLLAAAPTPRQAARLSRIQLKAVLKRAGRQRGIEAEVERLHAMLRVPQMRQLPLVETAMGRQALALLGKFEAACAAADSLAEASVELFEQHPDAAVITSFPGLGALSGARVLAEIGDERSRFADAKALKAYAGSAPVTRASGKSHTVMVRRVKNQRLAAVGYVWAFASLTASPGARAHYDRRRKTGDRHTSAQRNLYNRLLGCLHHCLANGTPYSETTAFPTAPKLELSRCF; from the coding sequence ATGAAGGCGTTCTGCGGGATCGACTGGGCCAGCGACCACCACGACGTCGCCCTCGTCGACGGCGACGGCAAGCTCCTCGGACGGGCCCGGATCGGCGATGACGCAGCCGGCCTGCAACAGCTGCTCGACCTCCTGGCCGAACACGGCGACAACCCCGGTGATCAGATACCAGTGGCGATCGAGACCTCCCGCGGCCTGCTGGTCGCCTGTCTCAGGTCCACCGGCCGCCCCGTCTACGCCGTCAACCCGATGGCGGCCGCCCGCTATCGCGAGCGCCACACAGTTTCGCGCAAGAAGTCCGACCACCTCGACGCGATGGTGCTGGCAAACATCTTGCGCACTGACGCAGACGCGCACCGCCAGCTCCCGGCCGACAGCGAGCTCGCCCAGGCCGTCGCAGTCCTGGCCCGCGCCCAGCAGGATGCCGTCTGGGACCGCACGCGGGCCGGTAACAAGCTCCGCTCTCACCTGCGTGAGTACTTCCCCGGCTACCTCGCCGCCGTCCAGCCGATCACAGGGGGCCTCAACGCGCCGCTGGCCCGCACTCTGCTGGCCGCTGCACCGACTCCCCGGCAAGCCGCCCGGCTCAGCCGAATCCAGCTGAAGGCGGTACTCAAGCGTGCCGGCCGCCAGCGCGGCATCGAGGCCGAGGTCGAGCGCCTGCACGCCATGCTGCGTGTTCCGCAGATGCGCCAGCTCCCGCTCGTCGAGACCGCGATGGGCCGCCAGGCCCTGGCCCTGCTGGGGAAGTTCGAGGCCGCCTGCGCCGCTGCGGACAGCCTCGCCGAAGCCTCGGTCGAGCTGTTCGAGCAGCACCCGGACGCGGCGGTCATCACCAGCTTCCCGGGCCTCGGCGCGCTCAGCGGAGCCCGGGTCCTGGCCGAGATCGGCGACGAGCGCAGCCGCTTCGCCGATGCCAAGGCGCTCAAGGCCTATGCCGGATCAGCACCCGTCACTCGCGCCTCAGGCAAGAGCCACACGGTGATGGTCCGCCGGGTCAAGAACCAGCGCCTGGCCGCGGTCGGCTACGTCTGGGCCTTCGCCTCCCTCACCGCCTCACCTGGCGCCAGAGCTCACTACGATCGCCGACGCAAGACCGGCGACCGCCACACCTCGGCCCAGCGCAACCTCTACAACCGGCTCCTGGGCTGCCTCCACCACTGCCTCGCCAACGGCACGCCCTACAGCGAGACCACCGCCTTCCCCACGGCACCGAAGCTCGAACTAAGTAGGTGTTTTTGA
- a CDS encoding hypothetical protein (identified by MetaGeneAnnotator; putative;~sequence version:1), giving the protein MGAGGTARRYCRECGDPLPQTMVAEAVFCSGRCRSRRWRRLQQTRQRVAAMQRGEQVECPVCGRSWTVGVERSKAAVYCSDRCRVRACRQRRASRNGVTDTP; this is encoded by the coding sequence GTGGGGGCTGGCGGGACGGCTCGGCGGTACTGCCGGGAGTGCGGTGATCCGCTGCCGCAGACGATGGTGGCGGAGGCGGTGTTCTGCTCGGGTCGGTGCAGGTCACGGCGGTGGCGGAGGCTTCAGCAGACACGGCAGCGGGTGGCTGCGATGCAGCGGGGAGAGCAAGTTGAGTGCCCGGTCTGCGGGCGGTCGTGGACGGTGGGAGTGGAGCGGTCGAAGGCGGCGGTGTACTGCTCGGACCGTTGCCGGGTGCGGGCCTGCCGTCAGCGGCGGGCGTCACGGAACGGCGTTACGGACACGCCGTAG
- a CDS encoding hypothetical protein (identified by MetaGeneAnnotator; putative;~sequence version:1), with translation MTDVTDRIGNVTRQRYEQLVSQAKELIAQVARAQFALGDMALEIEPMRAVGGSMPNGTDDLFTVTESLQMFADDIGVERRTVEDWRYTANRWPEKRRKEGVSFTVHRILASVVDDDERWAAIEDAPFNPRTGARQWTPDGAKRVVGQRVDRPVTVDEKVQAVADLTRDDEVAAQVATGLLKRPTVTEHVTPAERVRVVTELTRDDTVAQQVTTDLLRRPAVARKAMRDDTTRMLVNRAQFDNSNETRDRIRERTPAVRAIEHTIEYLDLVGSCHSFVATLGRLVPQLRGQEFTEDERETVRRQSGRVRAAADWLEGALDNGEFTLDEQLVQLLKGE, from the coding sequence ATGACCGACGTGACCGACCGGATCGGGAACGTCACCCGGCAGCGTTATGAACAGCTCGTCAGCCAGGCGAAGGAACTGATCGCGCAGGTCGCCCGCGCGCAGTTCGCCCTGGGTGACATGGCGTTGGAGATCGAGCCGATGAGGGCGGTGGGCGGGTCGATGCCGAACGGCACGGACGACCTGTTCACCGTGACGGAGTCGTTGCAGATGTTCGCGGACGACATCGGGGTGGAGCGCCGGACGGTGGAGGACTGGCGTTACACCGCCAACCGCTGGCCGGAAAAGCGCCGCAAGGAGGGCGTGTCGTTCACGGTTCACCGCATCCTCGCGTCGGTCGTGGACGATGACGAGCGGTGGGCGGCGATCGAGGACGCGCCGTTCAATCCGCGCACTGGCGCTCGGCAGTGGACACCGGACGGCGCGAAGCGGGTCGTCGGCCAGCGGGTCGACCGGCCGGTCACGGTCGATGAGAAGGTCCAGGCCGTGGCCGACCTGACCCGGGACGACGAGGTTGCCGCCCAGGTCGCCACCGGCCTGCTGAAGCGGCCGACGGTGACCGAGCACGTCACCCCGGCCGAACGGGTGCGGGTCGTCACGGAGCTGACCAGGGACGACACCGTCGCCCAGCAGGTGACCACGGACCTGCTGCGCCGCCCGGCCGTCGCCCGGAAGGCGATGCGCGACGACACCACCCGGATGCTCGTCAACCGTGCCCAGTTCGACAACTCCAACGAGACGCGGGACCGGATCCGGGAGCGCACCCCGGCCGTTCGCGCGATCGAGCACACCATCGAGTACCTCGACCTGGTCGGCTCCTGCCACAGCTTCGTGGCCACCCTGGGACGGCTGGTCCCGCAGCTGCGCGGGCAGGAGTTCACCGAGGACGAGCGCGAGACCGTGAGGCGTCAGAGCGGCCGGGTCCGCGCGGCGGCGGACTGGCTCGAAGGGGCGCTCGACAACGGCGAGTTCACCCTGGACGAGCAGCTGGTCCAGCTCCTCAAGGGCGAGTAG
- a CDS encoding hypothetical protein (identified by MetaGeneAnnotator; putative;~sequence version:1) — translation MPRRREALPLAEHYGDLVRVALMEARPAGLHTYQLMSATRLTRSQVGRGIRHVRDVVAAENPTPITWTRRDGFMFSDDPADWIEYDKRQFRQILGRLTRVITGTLDPHLARYPDDEWAQLATAQLTGVRATLAQLSK, via the coding sequence ATGCCACGTCGCAGGGAGGCGCTGCCGCTGGCCGAGCACTACGGCGACCTAGTCCGCGTCGCCCTGATGGAAGCACGCCCTGCGGGTCTGCACACCTACCAGCTCATGTCCGCCACCCGTCTGACCCGCTCGCAGGTCGGCCGCGGCATCCGGCACGTCCGCGACGTCGTCGCCGCGGAGAACCCGACACCGATCACATGGACCCGCCGGGACGGGTTCATGTTCTCCGACGACCCCGCGGACTGGATCGAGTACGACAAGCGGCAGTTCCGGCAGATCCTCGGCCGCCTCACCCGGGTGATCACGGGCACGCTCGACCCCCACCTGGCCCGCTACCCAGACGACGAATGGGCCCAGCTCGCCACCGCCCAGCTCACCGGCGTCCGCGCCACCCTCGCCCAGCTCTCCAAATAG
- a CDS encoding transposase (Putative transposase of IS4/5 family (DUF4096); pfam13340;~Transposase DDE domain; pfam01609;~Transposase DDE domain; pfam13586;~identified by MetaGeneAnnotator; putative;~probable transposase, len: 320aa; previously sequenced as TR:Q9L8H1 (EMBL:AF204735). Also similar to many others eg. TR:Q9R9Q9 (EMBL:AF144039) transposase from Rhizobium meliloti (Sinorhizobium meliloti) (277 aa) fasta scores; opt: 734, z-score: 824.2, E(): 0, 44.3% identity in 262 aa overlap. Also similarto SCP1.82 fasta scores; opt: 1219, z-score: 1504.5, E(): 0, 64.0% identity in 275 aa overlap. Contains Pfam match to entry PF01511 Transposase_6, Transposase and Pfam match to entry PF01675 Transposase_13, Transposase.;~transposase [Streptomyces coelicolor A3(2)]), whose protein sequence is MPAASRRRRYPSDTSVAEWALLEPLLPIPACQTMTGGHPEKWPRREIVDGIRYIVDNGAKWRALPADFPPWETVYGFFWRWNRAGVVTYIRDQLRRRIRTGKGRCPHPVTLIVDSQSVKGASTVGRNSRGYDAAKKINGRKRHVTVDTLGLPVMITVTPADIQDRDAARDVFWRLRLTQPQITQVWTDRGYAGELVDWARERLWLTLRIVSRPKGTKGFVVLPRRWKVERTIGWCMNARRNARDYERLPQHSEAHLNWALITMMTRRLTRKSPRTDNWTRKAKRTS, encoded by the coding sequence ATGCCCGCTGCTTCCCGTCGCCGCCGCTACCCGTCCGACACCTCCGTTGCCGAATGGGCTCTTCTGGAACCCCTGCTGCCCATCCCTGCCTGCCAGACCATGACCGGCGGGCATCCGGAGAAGTGGCCGCGGCGGGAGATCGTCGACGGCATCCGCTACATCGTCGACAACGGTGCGAAGTGGCGGGCTCTGCCTGCGGATTTCCCCCCGTGGGAGACGGTTTACGGGTTTTTCTGGAGGTGGAACCGGGCCGGGGTTGTCACCTACATCCGTGATCAGCTCCGCCGGAGGATCCGTACCGGCAAGGGCCGCTGCCCGCACCCGGTGACGCTGATCGTGGACTCCCAGTCGGTCAAGGGCGCCTCCACCGTGGGCCGCAACAGCCGGGGCTATGACGCCGCGAAGAAGATCAACGGTCGCAAGCGACATGTCACGGTGGACACGCTCGGCCTGCCGGTGATGATCACGGTGACGCCCGCCGACATCCAGGACCGTGACGCCGCCCGCGACGTGTTCTGGCGGCTCCGTCTCACCCAACCGCAGATCACCCAGGTCTGGACAGATCGCGGCTATGCCGGCGAACTCGTGGACTGGGCCCGCGAACGCCTCTGGCTCACCTTGCGCATCGTCTCCAGGCCCAAGGGCACCAAGGGCTTCGTCGTCCTTCCTCGCCGTTGGAAAGTCGAGCGGACGATCGGCTGGTGCATGAACGCCCGCCGCAACGCACGCGACTACGAACGCCTGCCCCAGCACTCCGAAGCACACCTGAACTGGGCACTCATCACCATGATGACCCGACGCCTGACCCGCAAGAGCCCCCGCACCGACAACTGGACGAGGAAAGCCAAGCGCACCAGCTGA
- a CDS encoding aminoglycoside acetyltransferase (Aminoglycoside 3-N-acetyltransferase; pfam02522;~Aminoglycoside acetyltransferase [Streptomyces albus J1074];~identified by MetaGeneAnnotator; putative), which produces MSTTPPPGPLCTRDSLASELRDIGLRPGETLLVHSSLSSLGWVCGGPGAVVLALLDVLGDDGTLVVPTHSGDNSDPANWNSPSVPEAWWADIRASMLPYDPRTTPTRGVGAIPETVRNWPGAARSAHPQTSFAAIGPRASTILDGHALDCRLGERSPLARLEDVRARILLLGAGFESCTAFHLAEYRIPAPQVDNSFAIMTPQGRRWSTVRDTAITDDGFDDLGAAFEQERPITRGTVAAAEARLFSLTDAVAYAQVWLAEHRPSAASIPMLS; this is translated from the coding sequence ATGTCGACGACGCCACCGCCCGGCCCGCTGTGTACGCGTGATTCACTCGCCTCGGAGCTGCGTGACATCGGCCTACGCCCTGGTGAGACCCTCCTCGTGCACTCCTCCCTCAGCTCGCTCGGCTGGGTCTGCGGCGGCCCCGGCGCTGTTGTGTTGGCACTGCTCGACGTCCTCGGCGACGACGGGACGTTGGTGGTGCCGACGCATTCCGGGGACAACTCGGATCCGGCGAACTGGAACAGTCCGTCCGTGCCTGAGGCATGGTGGGCGGACATCAGGGCATCGATGCTGCCTTACGACCCGCGCACCACGCCCACGCGCGGTGTGGGCGCGATCCCCGAGACCGTCCGTAACTGGCCAGGGGCTGCCCGCAGTGCGCATCCGCAGACCTCATTCGCGGCCATAGGCCCGCGCGCCTCCACGATCCTGGACGGCCACGCTCTGGACTGCCGGCTTGGCGAACGCAGTCCGCTTGCCCGTTTGGAAGACGTCCGGGCGCGGATCCTCCTGCTGGGCGCGGGCTTCGAATCCTGCACGGCGTTTCACCTGGCCGAGTACCGGATTCCCGCACCGCAGGTCGACAACTCCTTCGCCATCATGACCCCACAGGGCCGCCGCTGGAGCACCGTGCGAGATACGGCGATCACCGATGACGGCTTCGATGACCTGGGCGCGGCCTTCGAGCAGGAACGCCCCATAACACGAGGTACGGTGGCCGCAGCCGAAGCTCGGCTGTTCTCCCTGACTGACGCCGTCGCATATGCCCAGGTCTGGTTGGCCGAGCACCGCCCAAGCGCGGCATCGATCCCAATGCTGTCCTGA
- a CDS encoding transposase, IS111A/IS1328/IS1533 (PFAM: transposase, IS111A/IS1328/IS1533; transposase IS116/IS110/IS902 family protein; KEGG: bte:BTH_II1545 ISBma3, transposase;~Transposase; pfam01548;~identified by MetaGeneAnnotator; putative;~transposase, IS111A/IS1328/IS1533 [Arthrobacter sp. FB24]): MIDTGDIDVFLGLDVGKGEHHATAVTPAGKTSTSPNPLRPGEESRLPDQPSGRSR, from the coding sequence GTGATCGACACCGGCGACATCGACGTCTTCCTCGGCCTGGACGTCGGCAAGGGCGAACACCACGCCACCGCCGTCACCCCGGCCGGGAAGACTTCTACGAGCCCCAACCCGCTGCGGCCGGGTGAGGAGTCCAGACTGCCCGATCAGCCCTCCGGCCGAAGCCGCTGA
- a CDS encoding hypothetical protein (identified by MetaGeneAnnotator; putative;~predicted protein [Streptomyces ghanaensis ATCC14672]): MTIKLTSDEALVLSHWLEKLQMTDLSRVVDDPAVWAPIHRIAGTLDKALPELFAPDYDQRLEAARQRLRPEG; the protein is encoded by the coding sequence GTGACGATCAAGCTCACGAGTGACGAGGCACTGGTGCTGTCGCACTGGCTGGAGAAGCTCCAGATGACGGACCTCAGCCGCGTTGTCGACGATCCGGCGGTCTGGGCACCGATCCATCGGATCGCCGGAACGCTCGACAAGGCGCTTCCTGAGCTGTTCGCGCCTGACTATGACCAGCGGCTTGAGGCGGCTCGTCAGCGGCTTCGGCCGGAGGGCTGA
- a CDS encoding hypothetical protein (identified by MetaGeneAnnotator; putative;~sequence version:1) gives MSMAATATTRAVVEELLRRIGAGDPEEIAALYAERSDWKLDWPEAEHGRAATPWIRHRSTRADVVAHYRELAAHHVPGQAATAIERVLVDGPDAVVMGEIRQTARSTGRAYRARFALHVTVEDGLVTRHHVYEDSLAVAQAFD, from the coding sequence GTGTCCATGGCCGCCACCGCGACCACCCGCGCTGTCGTGGAGGAGTTGCTGCGCCGGATCGGTGCGGGCGACCCGGAGGAGATCGCCGCGCTGTACGCCGAGCGGAGCGACTGGAAGCTGGACTGGCCCGAGGCCGAGCACGGCCGCGCCGCGACCCCCTGGATCCGGCACCGTTCCACCCGCGCCGATGTCGTCGCCCACTACCGCGAACTCGCCGCGCACCATGTGCCCGGACAGGCCGCCACCGCGATCGAGCGCGTCCTGGTCGACGGCCCCGACGCGGTCGTGATGGGCGAGATCCGCCAGACCGCCCGTTCCACCGGGCGCGCCTACCGTGCGCGATTCGCTCTGCACGTCACGGTCGAGGACGGCCTCGTCACCCGGCACCACGTCTACGAGGACAGCCTCGCCGTCGCCCAGGCCTTCGACTAG
- a CDS encoding hypothetical protein (identified by MetaGeneAnnotator; putative;~predicted protein [Streptomyces roseosporus NRRL15998]), whose translation MTPTALAPTAPAPATPVTPDAPDTLDREAAALFDAAAWQETVTRWAEPPAPPAPVRDEPPAPDWRRLLSVPVDRLVADALAAVDEPSVARPAPQPAARPLPGRLGAILPDRLHLWRRIGSPDVLPSVHLAHARCVLTEWGWQNTPYRLRDARGARCVCGAMVTAHRLGYGSAATLDEAGSWMLEELRSRGWNGLVGPWNRAPGRTAADALALVDATIRRAARAGR comes from the coding sequence ATGACGCCGACCGCCCTCGCCCCCACGGCCCCCGCACCCGCCACCCCCGTCACCCCTGACGCGCCCGACACGCTGGACCGGGAGGCGGCCGCCCTGTTCGACGCGGCGGCCTGGCAGGAGACGGTGACCCGCTGGGCCGAACCGCCCGCGCCGCCCGCCCCCGTACGGGACGAGCCCCCGGCCCCCGACTGGCGCCGGCTGCTGTCCGTCCCCGTCGACCGCCTGGTGGCCGACGCCCTCGCCGCCGTCGACGAACCGTCCGTGGCCCGGCCCGCGCCCCAGCCCGCCGCACGGCCCCTCCCGGGCCGCCTCGGCGCGATCCTCCCCGACCGGCTCCACCTCTGGCGCCGCATCGGCAGCCCCGACGTACTCCCCTCGGTCCACCTGGCGCACGCCCGGTGCGTCCTGACCGAGTGGGGCTGGCAGAACACCCCGTACAGACTCCGCGACGCCCGCGGCGCGCGCTGCGTCTGCGGCGCCATGGTCACCGCCCACCGGCTCGGCTACGGCAGCGCCGCCACCCTCGACGAGGCCGGGTCCTGGATGCTCGAAGAACTGCGCTCCCGTGGCTGGAACGGACTGGTCGGCCCCTGGAACCGCGCCCCTGGCCGCACCGCCGCCGACGCCCTCGCCCTCGTCGACGCCACCATCCGGCGGGCGGCCCGCGCCGGGCGCTGA